Proteins from a genomic interval of Pseudomonas versuta:
- a CDS encoding SDR family NAD(P)-dependent oxidoreductase: MTRYALITGASSGIGLALAEALARRGRSLILVARQRDALESIALELTQRFGVEVLFRACDLGEPLRLSGFLLELEEGDRQIDLLVNCAGIGTCGPFLAHDWSAEQDLIELNVLALTRLCHAIGNMMAVQGGGQILNVSSIAAFQPGPWLSTYFASKAYVLHFSEGLREEVKKTGIKVSVLCPGITRTRFFDAAKMNADKVKQSEGAMTPEEVALYTVRALEKNKAIIIPGRRNRWITRIPRVLSRWMTRKIAAGINKSYCPR, translated from the coding sequence ATGACCCGTTACGCTTTAATCACTGGCGCCTCCAGCGGCATTGGCCTGGCTCTGGCCGAAGCCCTCGCCCGCCGCGGGCGCAGCCTGATTCTTGTGGCCCGCCAACGGGACGCGCTGGAAAGCATTGCGCTGGAGTTGACCCAGCGTTTCGGCGTAGAAGTACTGTTCCGTGCCTGCGACCTTGGCGAGCCGCTGCGTCTTTCCGGATTTTTACTTGAACTCGAAGAAGGCGATCGCCAGATCGATCTGCTGGTCAATTGCGCGGGCATTGGCACCTGCGGCCCCTTCCTGGCTCACGACTGGAGCGCCGAACAAGACCTGATCGAGCTCAACGTGCTGGCGCTCACCCGTTTATGTCATGCCATCGGCAACATGATGGCGGTCCAGGGTGGCGGGCAAATCCTCAATGTGTCCTCCATTGCAGCCTTCCAGCCAGGGCCCTGGCTCAGCACTTACTTCGCCAGTAAAGCGTACGTGCTGCATTTCTCCGAAGGCTTGCGCGAAGAAGTGAAGAAAACCGGGATCAAGGTCTCGGTACTTTGCCCCGGTATCACGCGGACCCGCTTTTTCGACGCAGCCAAAATGAACGCCGACAAGGTCAAGCAAAGCGAAGGCGCCATGACGCCCGAAGAAGTTGCGCTCTATACCGTACGTGCGCTGGAGAAAAACAAGGCCATCATCATTCCCGGCCGGCGCAATCGCTGGATAACCCGCATTCCTCGCGTCCTCTCACGCTGGATGACGCGAAAAATAGCCGCAGGAATCAACAAATCCTACTGCCCGCGTTAA
- a CDS encoding NAD(P)H-dependent flavin oxidoreductase, whose protein sequence is MSLPALLEKRLRLPVVAAPMFLISNPQLVLACCRNGVVGSFPALNQRDSSGFKAWLEEIETGLALLDNPAPYAVNLIVHNSNPRLQADLAICIEHKVPIIITSLGAAKEVVDAVHSYGGLVFHDVTTRRHAEKAAEAGVDGLIAVAAGAGGHAGTWSPFALLAEIRQFFDKTVLLAGCMNHGHEILAAQILGADLAYIGTRFIGTQESHAPDAYKDMLLASRAADIIHTPAVSGVPANFMRKSLESAGFDLDALQGKGESKLKPLNEEAKAWKTVWSAGQGAGGVNDLPATDQLIARMEEEYRKAHSQTRELARHWPHH, encoded by the coding sequence ATGTCACTGCCCGCTTTGCTCGAAAAACGCTTGCGCCTGCCGGTGGTGGCGGCTCCCATGTTTCTGATTTCCAACCCGCAACTTGTGCTGGCCTGCTGCCGTAATGGAGTGGTGGGCAGTTTCCCTGCACTCAACCAACGCGACAGTAGTGGCTTCAAGGCATGGCTTGAGGAAATAGAAACGGGCCTGGCCTTATTGGATAACCCCGCGCCTTACGCCGTTAACCTGATAGTGCATAACAGCAACCCACGGCTACAGGCTGACTTGGCGATCTGTATCGAGCACAAAGTACCGATCATCATCACCAGCCTGGGCGCGGCCAAGGAAGTAGTAGATGCGGTCCATAGCTATGGCGGGCTGGTGTTCCACGATGTTACGACCCGGCGTCACGCCGAAAAAGCAGCAGAGGCCGGGGTCGATGGCCTAATTGCAGTCGCAGCGGGCGCCGGTGGCCATGCAGGAACCTGGAGTCCTTTTGCACTGCTGGCTGAAATTCGCCAGTTTTTCGACAAGACCGTGCTGTTGGCCGGGTGCATGAACCACGGCCACGAAATTCTGGCAGCGCAAATCCTGGGCGCAGACCTTGCCTACATCGGGACTCGATTCATCGGCACCCAGGAAAGCCACGCGCCTGACGCATACAAAGACATGCTTCTGGCATCCCGTGCAGCCGATATCATCCATACCCCTGCCGTCTCGGGTGTACCCGCAAACTTTATGCGCAAAAGTCTCGAGAGTGCAGGTTTCGACCTCGACGCACTTCAAGGTAAAGGCGAGTCCAAACTCAAGCCCCTCAATGAAGAAGCCAAGGCCTGGAAAACCGTATGGTCTGCCGGCCAGGGCGCAGGAGGCGTTAACGATCTGCCTGCAACCGACCAGCTGATCGCACGCATGGAAGAGGAATATCGCAAGGCGCACAGCCAGACACGAGAGCTGGCCCGGCACTGGCCACACCACTGA
- a CDS encoding histidine triad nucleotide-binding protein, with protein sequence MDTLFTKIINREIPAKIIYEDDQVLAFHDIAPQAPIHFLVIPKKPIRTLNDLTEEDKPLMGHVLFTAQRLAKELGCEDGFRVVMNCNEQGGQTVYHIHMHVLGQRQMNWPPG encoded by the coding sequence TTGGATACTCTGTTCACCAAAATCATCAACCGTGAAATACCCGCCAAGATCATCTACGAAGATGATCAGGTGCTGGCATTTCACGATATTGCCCCACAAGCGCCGATCCATTTTCTGGTCATTCCCAAAAAACCGATCCGCACCCTCAACGACCTGACCGAAGAAGACAAGCCACTGATGGGGCATGTCCTGTTTACCGCACAACGTCTTGCCAAAGAGCTGGGTTGTGAAGACGGTTTCCGCGTTGTGATGAACTGCAACGAGCAGGGTGGCCAAACGGTCTACCACATTCACATGCATGTACTGGGTCAGCGCCAGATGAACTGGCCGCCGGGCTGA
- a CDS encoding OsmC family protein — protein MKARIQWAGEAMFLGESGSGHVVVMDGPPESGGRNLGVRPMEMLLLGLGGCSNFDVVSILKKSRQAVESCEAFLEAERATEDPKVFTKIHLHFVVKGRGLKEAQVKRAIELSAEKYCSASIMLGAAGVAISHDYEIIELG, from the coding sequence ATGAAGGCACGCATTCAATGGGCTGGCGAAGCCATGTTTCTAGGCGAGTCGGGCAGCGGCCACGTCGTTGTGATGGACGGTCCTCCCGAGAGTGGTGGTCGTAACTTGGGTGTTCGGCCGATGGAAATGCTTCTGCTGGGGCTGGGCGGTTGCAGCAACTTCGATGTTGTCAGCATCCTCAAGAAGTCGCGTCAGGCAGTTGAGAGTTGCGAAGCCTTCCTGGAAGCCGAGCGCGCCACTGAAGACCCTAAAGTGTTTACCAAGATTCATCTGCACTTTGTGGTTAAAGGCCGCGGCTTGAAAGAAGCTCAGGTTAAACGTGCCATCGAACTGTCTGCCGAAAAGTATTGCTCAGCGTCGATCATGCTTGGCGCCGCTGGTGTGGCCATCAGCCATGATTATGAAATCATTGAGTTGGGCTGA
- the crp gene encoding cAMP-activated global transcriptional regulator CRP: protein MVAFTPIPKIKNFDKFLTQCQRRRFQTKNNIICAGENSHTLFFIIKGSVTIVIEDDDGREMIIAYLNPGDFIGELSLFEQPGQEQARSAWVRAKTECEIAEISYAKFREYVQQEPEILYAISGQIAQRLRNTTRKVGDLAFFDVTGRVARCLLELCKQPDAMTHPDGMQIKITRQEIGRIVGCSREMVGRVLKDLEEQNLVNVKGKTMVVFGTR, encoded by the coding sequence ATGGTTGCTTTTACTCCCATACCCAAGATCAAGAACTTCGACAAATTTTTGACTCAGTGCCAACGCAGACGCTTCCAGACCAAGAACAACATCATCTGCGCCGGAGAGAACTCACACACACTGTTTTTCATTATCAAAGGCTCGGTCACGATTGTGATTGAGGACGATGATGGCCGAGAGATGATCATTGCTTATCTCAACCCCGGCGACTTCATTGGCGAATTGAGTCTTTTTGAGCAGCCCGGACAAGAGCAGGCCCGCAGCGCATGGGTTCGCGCCAAGACTGAGTGCGAGATAGCAGAAATCAGCTACGCGAAATTCAGAGAGTATGTTCAGCAAGAACCGGAAATTCTTTACGCAATCAGCGGCCAGATAGCCCAACGACTGCGCAACACCACGCGCAAAGTCGGAGATCTGGCATTTTTTGACGTAACCGGACGAGTCGCCCGCTGCCTGTTGGAACTGTGCAAGCAACCCGACGCGATGACTCACCCGGACGGCATGCAAATCAAGATCACCCGTCAGGAGATCGGCAGAATTGTCGGTTGTTCGCGTGAGATGGTAGGGCGCGTGCTCAAGGATCTTGAAGAACAGAACCTGGTAAACGTCAAAGGTAAAACCATGGTGGTGTTCGGTACACGCTAA
- a CDS encoding lipoate--protein ligase family protein, which translates to MPLIQQLSVEAGLKAEQDLLASVCAGELDAGVLFWQPTDRALVMPRRLSRLSGFEQASLELAASGWPILLRETGGEPVPQSASTINIALVYAPARAEGDHGRIETAYRRLCEPICDLLTELGGEASLGEIEGAFCDGRFNVNLDARKLVGTAQRWRQSQGGQRPVGLVHGALLVENERDSMVAAVNRFNQLCDLDQRCRAESHIALHEVFGAPDFFERLSASYQLILAPLLKP; encoded by the coding sequence ATGCCCCTCATCCAGCAACTCAGCGTAGAAGCAGGCCTCAAGGCCGAGCAGGATTTACTGGCGTCAGTGTGTGCGGGTGAGCTGGACGCTGGCGTCTTGTTCTGGCAACCCACGGACCGTGCCCTGGTGATGCCGCGTCGCTTGAGCCGGTTATCGGGTTTCGAGCAGGCCAGTCTGGAACTGGCGGCCAGTGGCTGGCCCATATTGTTGCGTGAAACCGGCGGCGAGCCGGTGCCTCAGTCAGCGTCGACAATCAACATCGCTCTGGTCTATGCGCCCGCGCGTGCTGAAGGTGATCATGGGCGTATCGAAACGGCCTATCGCCGGTTGTGTGAGCCGATCTGCGATTTATTGACAGAACTGGGGGGCGAGGCGTCTTTGGGCGAAATTGAAGGCGCATTTTGCGATGGCCGTTTCAACGTTAACCTGGACGCGCGAAAGCTGGTCGGCACCGCTCAGCGTTGGCGCCAGAGTCAGGGCGGGCAACGGCCAGTCGGTCTGGTCCACGGCGCGTTACTGGTTGAGAACGAACGTGACTCGATGGTAGCTGCGGTCAATCGGTTCAATCAGTTGTGCGACCTGGATCAGCGCTGTCGTGCCGAGAGTCATATCGCACTGCATGAAGTGTTTGGTGCACCCGATTTCTTTGAGCGTTTGAGCGCCAGTTACCAGCTGATTCTGGCGCCCTTGCTGAAACCTTAG
- a CDS encoding DUF805 domain-containing protein produces the protein MTELNLEKSPQEHYATLDPLGFSGRIGRMRLLAWSLILGASAGIVIVLVLLATKVSPTLAITFGATLTLAFVVVHLRINAQRLHDLNWSAWMLLLHLVPVANLVLTLAMLLMPGTPGPNKYGLPPPPNSTAVKVLAWISIVLMVLGIFTLIATMALGLQDSLINAANSNSL, from the coding sequence ATGACAGAGCTCAACCTGGAGAAATCGCCCCAAGAACACTACGCGACACTAGACCCCCTGGGGTTCAGCGGCCGGATCGGACGCATGCGCCTGCTGGCCTGGAGCCTGATTCTGGGAGCCAGCGCCGGCATTGTCATAGTGCTGGTGCTGCTCGCGACCAAGGTATCCCCCACTCTGGCCATAACCTTTGGCGCGACGCTGACGCTCGCCTTCGTGGTAGTCCACCTCAGAATCAATGCGCAACGCCTGCACGATCTTAACTGGTCCGCGTGGATGCTGTTGCTGCACCTGGTGCCGGTGGCCAATCTGGTGCTAACGCTTGCGATGCTGTTAATGCCCGGTACTCCGGGGCCCAACAAGTACGGTTTGCCACCCCCGCCCAACAGCACCGCGGTAAAAGTTCTGGCCTGGATCAGCATTGTTCTCATGGTGTTGGGTATTTTCACCCTGATCGCCACCATGGCTCTGGGCCTGCAGGACTCGTTGATCAACGCAGCCAACAGCAACAGCCTGTAG
- the argC gene encoding N-acetyl-gamma-glutamyl-phosphate reductase, which yields MVKVGIVGGTGYTGVELLRLLAQHPQAEVVVITSRSEAGLPVADMYPNLRGHYDGLAFSVPDTQALAACDVVFFATPHGVAHALAGELLDAGTKVIDLSADFRLQDADEWAKWYGQPHGAPGLLNEAVYGLPEVNREQIKQARLIAVPGCYPTATQLGFLPLLEAGLADTSRLIADCKSGVSGAGRGASVGSLYAETSESMKAYAVKGHRHLPEIRQGLRRAAGKDVGLTFVPHLTPMIRGIHSTLYATVVDRSVDLQALFEKRYANEPFVDVMPAGSHPETRSVRGANVCRIAVHRPQDGDLVVVLSVIDNLVKGASGQAVQNMNILFGLDERLGLSHAGMLP from the coding sequence ATGGTCAAGGTCGGTATTGTCGGCGGCACGGGTTACACCGGGGTCGAATTGCTGCGTTTGCTGGCACAGCATCCGCAGGCTGAGGTGGTTGTTATCACCTCTCGATCCGAGGCGGGCCTGCCGGTTGCCGATATGTATCCCAACCTGCGTGGGCATTACGACGGCCTGGCCTTCAGCGTGCCAGACACGCAAGCCCTGGCGGCATGCGATGTGGTGTTTTTTGCCACGCCTCATGGGGTCGCTCACGCGCTGGCCGGCGAACTGCTGGATGCGGGCACCAAGGTGATCGACCTGTCCGCAGACTTCCGCTTGCAGGACGCGGATGAGTGGGCCAAATGGTACGGTCAGCCCCATGGTGCGCCCGGACTCCTCAACGAGGCGGTATATGGCCTCCCGGAAGTGAATCGTGAGCAAATCAAACAGGCGCGCCTGATCGCGGTACCGGGGTGCTATCCCACTGCAACCCAATTGGGTTTCCTTCCATTGCTGGAAGCGGGGCTGGCGGATACTTCGCGGTTGATCGCTGATTGCAAGTCAGGCGTAAGCGGCGCAGGTCGCGGTGCGAGCGTAGGTTCTCTGTACGCCGAAACATCCGAAAGCATGAAGGCGTATGCCGTCAAAGGTCATCGTCATTTGCCTGAAATTCGCCAGGGGTTGCGTCGTGCAGCGGGTAAGGATGTCGGTCTGACATTCGTGCCGCATTTGACGCCGATGATTCGCGGCATTCACTCGACGCTGTATGCCACCGTGGTTGATCGGTCTGTTGACTTGCAGGCACTGTTTGAAAAGCGTTACGCCAATGAGCCTTTTGTCGATGTGATGCCAGCAGGGAGCCATCCGGAAACCCGCAGTGTGCGTGGCGCAAACGTGTGCCGTATTGCGGTGCATCGTCCACAGGATGGCGATCTGGTTGTGGTGCTCTCCGTCATCGACAACCTGGTCAAGGGCGCTTCTGGCCAGGCAGTTCAGAACATGAACATTCTGTTCGGGCTGGATGAGCGTTTGGGCTTGTCTCACGCGGGAATGTTGCCTTAA
- the coq7 gene encoding 2-polyprenyl-3-methyl-6-methoxy-1,4-benzoquinone monooxygenase, whose product MTTQRHYSPIDRLLLQADTALRTLLPFSGQPHRPSPAIVKPENPLDDQASRHVAGLMRINHTGEVCAQALYQGQALTAKLPHVRQAMEHAAEEEIDHLAWCEQRIRQLGSHPSVLNPLFYGMSFGIGAAAGLISDKVSLGFVAATEDQVCKHLNEHLEQLPAEDEKSRAILEQMRIDEEQHAESALSAGGFRFPAPVKFGMSLMAKVMTKSTYRF is encoded by the coding sequence ATGACTACCCAACGTCACTACTCGCCGATTGACCGTCTTCTGTTACAAGCCGACACGGCGCTGCGCACCTTGCTGCCGTTCAGCGGCCAGCCTCATCGCCCGTCGCCAGCCATCGTCAAGCCTGAAAACCCGCTGGACGACCAGGCAAGCCGCCATGTTGCCGGGTTAATGCGCATCAACCATACCGGTGAAGTCTGTGCCCAGGCCTTGTATCAAGGCCAGGCCCTGACCGCCAAACTGCCGCATGTGCGCCAGGCCATGGAGCACGCCGCAGAAGAAGAAATTGACCATCTGGCCTGGTGCGAACAACGCATCCGCCAACTGGGCAGCCATCCAAGTGTGCTCAATCCACTGTTTTACGGCATGTCCTTCGGGATAGGGGCTGCGGCAGGATTGATCAGCGACAAAGTCAGCCTCGGGTTTGTTGCCGCCACCGAGGATCAAGTGTGCAAACACCTCAACGAACATCTTGAGCAACTGCCTGCGGAAGATGAGAAATCGCGGGCGATCCTCGAACAGATGCGCATCGACGAAGAACAACATGCCGAGTCTGCACTCAGTGCCGGCGGATTCCGCTTCCCTGCTCCAGTGAAGTTCGGCATGAGCCTGATGGCCAAAGTCATGACCAAAAGCACCTACCGCTTCTGA
- the trpC gene encoding indole-3-glycerol phosphate synthase TrpC: protein MSVPTVLENILARKVQEVAERSARVSLAELERMAAQADPVRGFARAMLAQAKLKQPAVIAEIKKASPSKGVIREHFVPAEIAVSYEKGGATCLSVLTDIDYFLGADQYLQQARAACKLPVIRKDFMIDPYQIVEARALGADCVLLIVSALDDVKMAELAAVAKSVGLDVLVEVHDGDELDRALKTLDTPLVGINNRNLHTFDVSLETTLDLLPRVPRDRLVITESGILNRADVELMEISEVYSFLVGEAFMRAENPGNELQRLFFPERVVQVTGSTLD, encoded by the coding sequence ATGAGTGTGCCTACCGTTCTGGAAAATATTCTGGCACGCAAAGTTCAGGAAGTGGCCGAGCGCAGCGCTCGTGTAAGCCTGGCTGAACTTGAACGTATGGCGGCTCAGGCTGACCCGGTGCGCGGCTTCGCCAGGGCCATGCTGGCGCAGGCCAAGTTGAAACAGCCTGCGGTAATCGCTGAAATCAAAAAAGCTTCGCCAAGCAAGGGCGTAATTCGCGAGCATTTTGTGCCTGCCGAAATTGCCGTTAGTTATGAAAAAGGCGGTGCTACATGCCTGTCTGTCCTGACTGACATTGACTATTTCCTCGGCGCCGATCAGTACCTGCAGCAAGCTCGCGCTGCTTGCAAGCTGCCGGTGATTCGCAAGGACTTCATGATCGACCCGTACCAGATCGTCGAAGCCCGCGCGTTGGGTGCCGACTGCGTACTGTTGATAGTCTCTGCGCTTGATGATGTGAAGATGGCTGAGCTGGCTGCAGTTGCCAAAAGCGTTGGGCTTGATGTGCTGGTCGAAGTGCATGATGGTGATGAACTCGATCGTGCGCTCAAAACCCTCGACACGCCGTTGGTGGGGATCAATAACCGTAACCTGCATACCTTTGATGTCAGCCTGGAAACCACGCTGGATCTGTTGCCACGTGTTCCACGTGATCGATTGGTCATTACCGAGAGCGGGATTCTCAACCGCGCGGATGTGGAACTGATGGAAATCAGCGAAGTGTATTCGTTCCTGGTGGGCGAAGCCTTTATGCGTGCAGAGAACCCGGGTAATGAACTGCAGCGCTTGTTCTTCCCTGAGCGGGTTGTACAAGTCACGGGCTCTACGCTGGATTGA
- the hemJ gene encoding protoporphyrinogen oxidase HemJ — MLYLWLKAFHIISIVCWFAGLFYLPRLFVYHAQSEDTVSKERFSLMERKLYRGIMGPAMIATLIFGGWLISLNPSGYFSQGWMHVKLTLVILLIGYHHMCGAQVKRFARGENKRSHVFYRWFNEVPVVFLLAIVILAVVKPF; from the coding sequence ATGCTTTATCTATGGCTAAAAGCCTTCCACATCATCAGCATCGTCTGCTGGTTTGCAGGTCTCTTTTACTTACCCCGCCTCTTTGTTTACCACGCACAAAGCGAAGACACCGTGAGTAAAGAGCGATTCAGCCTCATGGAACGCAAGCTGTATCGCGGCATCATGGGGCCGGCAATGATCGCGACCCTGATTTTCGGCGGGTGGTTAATCAGCCTGAATCCGAGCGGTTACTTCAGCCAGGGCTGGATGCACGTCAAGCTGACACTGGTCATTCTGCTGATCGGCTATCACCACATGTGTGGCGCACAGGTAAAGCGCTTTGCCCGCGGCGAAAACAAGCGCTCTCACGTGTTCTACCGCTGGTTCAACGAAGTGCCCGTTGTGTTCTTGCTGGCGATTGTAATTCTGGCAGTGGTCAAACCGTTCTAA